From a region of the Alnus glutinosa chromosome 1, dhAlnGlut1.1, whole genome shotgun sequence genome:
- the LOC133872617 gene encoding dihydroxy-acid dehydratase, chloroplastic — MQATLITTTPRAALIPTRYGPHHPSGRPCASLSLRASLASPAVTVDSSPAPPTSTEIRKLNSYSSQVTEPKSQGGSQAILLGVGLSEEDLSKPQIGISSVWYEGNTCNMHLLSLSEAVKEGVLEAGMVGFRFNTIGVSDAISMGTRGMCYSLQSRDLIADSIETVMSAQWYDGNISIPGCDKNMPGTIMAMGRLNRPSIMVYGGTIKPGHFQGHTYDIVSAFQCYGEFVSGSISDEQRKIVVRNSCPGAGACGGMYTANTMASAIEAMGMSLPYSSSTPAEDPLKLDECRLAGKYLLELLKMDLKPRDIITHKSLRNAMVIVMALGGSTNAVLHLIAIARSVGLDLTLDDFQKVSDEVPFLADLKPSGKYVMEDVHKIGGTPAVIRYLLERGFLDGDCMTVTGKTLAENAASFPPLSKGQDIIRPLENPIKETGHIQILYGNLAPNGSVAKITGKEGLYFSGPALVFEGEVSMLAAISEDPLSFKGKVIIIRGEGPKGGPGMPEMLTPTSAIMGAGLGKDVALLTDGRFSGGSHGFVVGHICPEAQEGGPIGLIENGDIINVDVEKRRIDVLITDEEMEQRRKKWTPPAYKANRGVLYKYIKNVQSASSGCVTDE, encoded by the exons ATGCAAGCCACGCTGATAACCACAACACCACGCGCCGCCTTAATCCCCACCCGGTATGGACCCCACCACCCAAGTGGTAGACCCTGCGCCAGCTTATCTCTCCGGGCTTCCCTCGCCTCCCCGGCTGTCACTGTGGACTCCTCACCCGCACCCCCAACCAGCACCGAGATCCGCAAGCTCAACAGTTACAGCTCCCAAGTGACGGAGCCCAAGTCCCAGGGCGGGTCCCAGGCGATCCTCCTCGGCGTGGGGCTTTCCGAGGAAGACCTGTCGAAGCCTCAGATCGGCATCTCTTCCGTCTGGTACGAGGGCAACACCTGCAACATGCACCTCCTCAGTCTCTCCGAGGCCGTCAAGGAAGGGGTCCTAGAGGCCGGCATGGTGGGCTTCAGGTTCAACACCATCGGGGTCAGTGACGCCATTTCTATGGGCACCAGAGGCATGTGCTATAGCCTCCAGTCGAGGGACCTCATTGCTGATAGCATTGAGACTGTAATGAGTGCCCAGTGGTACGATGGAAATATATCTATTCCTGGCTGTGACAAGAAT ATGCCAGGTACAATTATGGCAATGGGTCGGCTTAATCGACCAAGTATTATGGTTTACGGTGGAACTATCAAG CCTGGTCATTTTCAAGGCCATACTTATGATATAGTTTCTGCCTTTCAG TGTTATGGAGAATTTGTAAGTGGATCAATTAGTGATGAACAGAGAAAGATTGTAGTCCGAAATTCATGTCCTGGGGCAGGGGCTTGTGGTGGGATGTATACAGCCAATACAATGGCTTCTGCTATTGAAGCTATGGGAATGTCTCTTCCATACAG CTCTTCGACACCTGCTGAAGATCCATTGAAGTTGGATGAATGCCGTTTAGCAGGAAAATATCTTTTGGAATTACTAAAAATGGACTTGAAACCACGAGATATTATCACTCACAAATCCCTACGTAATGCGATGGTTATCGTCATGGCACTAGGTGGCTCGACAAATGCCGTGTTACATTTGATTGCTATTGCAAG GTCTGTTGGTCTGGATTTAACTCTGGATGATTTTCAGAAGGTCAGTGATGAGGTTCCATTTCTCGCAGATCTTAAGCCTAGTGGCAAGTATGTCATGGAGGATGTGCACAAG ATTGGAGGAACACCTGCAGTCATTCGCTACCTTTTGGAGCGTGGTTTTTTAGATGGAGATTGTATGACTG TTACCGGGAAGACACTGGCTGAAAATGCAGCAAGTTTCCCTCCCTTATCCAAAGGACAG GACATAATAAGACCATTGGAAAATCCCATAAAGGAAACAGGCCACATCCAGATATTGTATGGAAATCTTGCACCAAATGGTTCTGTAGCAAAGATCACCGGAAAAGAGGGGCTATATTTCTCTG GTCCTGCACTTGTTTTTGAAGGAGAGGTATCTATGCTTGCAGCTATTTCAGAGGATCCTCTGAGTTTTAAG GGAAAGGTAATCATTATTAGAGGAGAGGGGCCTAAGGGGGGACCGGGCATGCCCGAAATGTTAACACCAACAAGTGCAATAATGGGAGCAGGTCTTGGGAAG GATGTTGCTCTGCTTACTGATGGTAGGTTTTCAGGAGGCTCGCATGGATTTGTTGTTGGCCACATATGCCCTGAAGCACAG GAAGGTGGTCCAATTGGTTTGATTGAAAATGGAGACATCATCAACGTTGATGTTGAGAAGAGGAGAATAGATGTTCTGATAACAGATGAGGAGATGGAGCAGCGAAGAAAGAAGTGGACTCCACCTGCATATAAGGCTAACAGAGGAGTTCTTTACAAG TACATCAAGAACGTGCAGTCGGCTTCGAGTGGATGTGTGACTGATGAGTAG